One window from the genome of Prinia subflava isolate CZ2003 ecotype Zambia chromosome 2, Cam_Psub_1.2, whole genome shotgun sequence encodes:
- the PEX3 gene encoding peroxisomal biogenesis factor 3 — protein sequence MLRSLWSFLKRHKKKCLALGTFLGGVYLLGKYGQKKIREIQEREAAEYIAQARRQYHFESNQRTCNMTVLSMLPTLRDALMHQLNSESLTSLLKNRPANKLEIWEDLKIISFTRSIVAVYSTCMLVVLLRVQLNIIGGYIYLDNAALGKNGTTPLAPPEVQQQYLSSIQHLLGDGLTELITIVKQAVHKVFGSISLKQTLSLLELEQKFKDIREVVEHKDSDQIASYSPLCHYLMPDEENPLASQACGLTERDIATIKLLNETRDMLESPDFSTVLSTCLNRGFSRLLDNMAEFFRPTEKDLSQNSSVNSLSSVSLPLAKIIPIINGQIHSVCSETPSHFVQDLLMMEQVKDFAANVYEAFSTPQQLEK from the exons ATGCTGCGATCGCTGTGGAGTTTCCTTAAGCGGCACAAGAAGAAATGCCTCGCCCTTGGCACCTTCCTTGGCG GAGTCTATTTACTGGGAAAATATGGgcagaagaaaatcagagaaatccAGGAACGAGAGGCAGCTGAGTACATTGCCCAAGCACGGAGGCAGTATCACTTTGAGAGTAATCAGAGGACGTGCAATATGACAG TACTGTCAATGCTTCCAACATTGAGGGATGCCTTAATGCATCAGTTAAACTCCGAGAGTCTCACATCTCTTCTTAAAAATAG GCCAGCAAACAAGTTAGAAATATGGGAGGATTTAAAGATTATAA GTTTCACACGCAGTATTGTGGCTGTGTACAGCACCTGCATGCTGGTGGTTCTCTTGCGCGTGCAGTTAAACATCATCGGCGGCTACATCTACCTGGATAACGCCGCGCTCGGCAAGAATGGCACA aCACCACTAGCTCCTCCTGAAGTCCAGCAGCAATATTTATCAAGCATTCAGCACCTTTTAGGAGATG GACTGACTGAGTTAATAACTATTGTTAAACAAGCTGTGCATAAAGTTTTTGGAAG tatTTCCCTTAAGCAGACCCTGTCTCTTCTGGAGCTGGAACAGAAATTTAAAGACATCAGGGAAGTAGTGGAACATAAAGATTCGGATCAGATTGCATCTTATTCTCCCTTATGTCATTATCTGATGCCAGATGAAGAAAACCCCTTGGCTAGCCAG GCCTGTGGACTCACAGAAAGAGACATTGCTACAATTAAATTACTGAATGAAACTAGAGATATGCTAGAAAG tccAGACTTCAGTACAGTTTTGAGCACATGTTTAAATAGAGGGTTCAGTCGACTACTGGACAACATGGCAGAATTTTTTAGACCTACTGAAAAGGACCTTTCTCAAAACAGCTCTGTAAATAg TCTCTCCAGTGTCAGTCTTCCTTTAGCCAAGATAATTCCAATAATAAATGGACAGATCCATTCAGTATGCAGTGAAACACCCAGTCACTTTGTTCAG GACCTGCTGATGATGGAACAAGTGAAAGATTTTGCTGCTAATGTTTATGAAGCTTTTAGTACCCCTCAGCAACTAGAGAAATGA
- the ADAT2 gene encoding tRNA-specific adenosine deaminase 2, protein MAEEAAEAEEAAALAWMDQALDVAKEALEKGEVPVGCLLVYKGEVIGRGRNEVNETKNATRHAEMVAIDQVLDWCKQHKRDYREVFPQLVLYVTVEPCIMCAAAVRLMKIPRVVYGCRNERFGGCGSVLSISSDDMVDSGDPFECSSGYRAEEAVELLKAFYRQENPNAPKSKVRKKDRRQQPYPGGTQELTKK, encoded by the exons ATGGCGGAGGAGGCGGCGGAGGCGGAGGAGGCGGCCGCGCTGGCCTGGATGGACCAGGCGCTCGATGTG GCTAAAGAGGCgctggagaaaggagaggtGCCCGTGGGCTGCCTGCTGGTCTACAAGGGCGAGGTCATAGGCAGGGGCAGGAACGAGGTGAACGAGACGAAGAAC GCTACTCGACATGCAGAAATGGTGGCAATCGACCAGGTCCTTGACTGGTGCAAGCAACACAAGAGGGACTACAGGGAAGTGTTTCCGCAGCTGGTGCTGTACGTCACTGTAGAGCCGTGTATCatgtgtgcagctgctgtgcgCCTGATGA AAATTCCACGGGTCGTGTATGGCTGTCGAAATGAGCGATTTGGAGGCTGTGGCTCCGTTTTGAGCATCTCATCCGATGATATGGTGGACTCAGGAGACCCATTTGAA TGCTCTTCTGGCTATCGTGCTGAAGAAGCAGTGGAATTGTTAAAAGCTTTCTACAGACAAGAAAATCCCAATG CACCAAAATCAAAAGTACGGAAAAAGGATCGTCGTCAGCAGCCCTACCCTGGTGGGACACAGGAACTTACCAAAAAATGA